From the Daphnia magna isolate NIES linkage group LG3, ASM2063170v1.1, whole genome shotgun sequence genome, one window contains:
- the LOC116919092 gene encoding achaete-scute complex protein T3 has translation MMMNSSPQKMSPPPMTYSPMNSSAAVQMQFNHNNNNNNLTPIKSSAGTKRPIQPAVAGVSSNSSAKKRIQFNSLGYVLPPAPPASVARRNARERNRVKQVNMGFAVLRQHIPTSFCEASTASDSGRSSSGGGSSKSRKVSKVDTLRCAVEYIRSLQEMLDSDGCSDSASSTSSSACSSSENMSPPAHLQPKSFTFGVHHQPSISTSLSPSNYSDASSPTPSDCYGSEHSYYTASSQWGGCGGNNVNNHNNMGVGVTNDLYDVYDAPDFASESVDPPNEDELLDAISWWQQSQ, from the coding sequence atgatgatgaacaGCAGTCCGCAGAAGATGTCCCCGCCACCGATGACGTACTCGCCCATGAATTCATCGGCGGCCGTGCAGATGCAGTtcaaccacaacaacaacaacaacaatttaaCACCCATCAAATCGAGCGCTGGCACCAAACGACCCATCCAGCCCGCCGTTGCCGGTGTTTCGTCCAACAGTTCGGCCAAGAAGCGCATCCAATTCAACAGCCTCGGTTACGTGTTACCACCGGCCCCGCCAGCTTCGGTGGCCCGGCGAAACGCTCGCGAACGCAACAGAGTTAAACAAGTCAACATGGGCTTCGCCGTCCTGCGCCAGCACATCCCGACATCATTTTGCGAGGCCAGCACGGCCAGCGACAGCGGCCGATCGTCGAGCGGAGGCGGCAGCAGCAAAAGCCGCAAGGTCAGCAAAGTGGACACGTTACGCTGCGCTGTCGAATACATCCGCAGCCTTCAAGAAATGCTCGACTCGGACGGCTGCAGCGATTCGGCCTCATCCACCTCATCCAGCGCCTGTTCTTCGTCCGAAAACATGTCACCACCAGCCCACCTGCAGCCAAAGAGTTTCACCTTTGGTGTCCATCATCAGCCTTCCATCAGCACGTCGTTGTCACCTTCGAATTACAGCGACGCTTCATCACCCACGCCATCCGATTGCTACGGCTCCGAACACTCCTACTACACCGCCTCGTCGCAATGGGGCGGCTGCGGTGGCAACAACGTCAACAACCACAACAACATGGGTGTCGGTGTCACCAACGATCTCTACGACGTCTACGACGCGCCCGACTTTGCCTCCGAGTCCGTCGATCCGCCCAACGAAGACGAGCTGCTCGACGCCATCTCTTGGTGGCAGCAAAGTCAATAG